One Cryptomeria japonica chromosome 9, Sugi_1.0, whole genome shotgun sequence genomic window carries:
- the LOC131858316 gene encoding uncharacterized protein LOC131858316 translates to MFCYEHQIALSHSSDYFLQGNGLAESSNKNLVAIMKKLVDDNARNLHKKVYEALWADRITPKRAIGMAPFEKVYGIGAKVSLPLELSAAKLQTVIEDSFFQNALEKRVMYLMRLEEEREMLVDRITEH, encoded by the coding sequence ATGTTCTGCTATGAACATCAAATCGCTCTTTCACACTCTTCTGATTACTTTTTGCAAGGTAATGGGttggcagaatcaagcaacaagaacctggtaGCCATCATGAAGAAATTAGTTGACGATAATGCTCGGAACTTGCATAAAaaggtatatgaagccttatgggcagatagaattacCCCCAAAagagccattggaatggcaccATTTGAGAAGGTGTATGggattggtgcaaaagtttctttacCCTTGGAATTATCGGCAGCCAAGCTTCAAACTGTAATTGAGGATTCCTTTTTCCAAAATGCTCTGGAGAAGAGAGTTATGTATTTGATGAGGctggaagaggaaagagagatgttAGTGGATAGGATTACTGAGCATTAG